The nucleotide sequence GATGCAGGCCACCGTCACGAACACCGCCACCAGCATCGTCTCCTCCGGCACCACGGTGATCGCGACCTTCGTCGCGATGCTGGCGCTGGACTGGAAGCTGACGCTGGTCAGCCTCGTGCTGGTCCCGCTGTTCGTCTGGATCTCCCGCAAGGTCGGCAGCATGCGTCGGCAGATCGCGACCAACCGTCAGGAGCGGATGGCCGACATGTCGTCGATGGTCGCCGAGTCCCTCTCGGTGTCCGGCGTGCTGCTGACCAAGACGATGGGTCGCAGTGACCAGCTCTCCCAACGTTTCTCGAAGGCATCGTCCGAACTGGCCGACCTCGAGGTCCGGTCCGCGATGACCGGCCGCTGGCGTCAGTCGACCATCGGGATCATCATCTCGGTGCTGCCCGCAGCCATCTACCTGGCTGCCGCGTTCACCGTCTCCGGCACCACCGGGGTGGTGTCGATCGGGACCCTGGTCGCCTTCACGACCCTGCAGGGCCAGCTCTTCCGCCCGATGATGCAACTGCTGTCCACCGGCGTCGACCTGCAGACCTCGCTCGCGATGTTCCGCCGGGTGTTCGACTACCTCGATCTACCCATCGAGATCAAGGAACCGGTGGAGCCGGTCCGGCTCCAGATCCTCGCCGGTGAACTGCGTTTCGACAACGTGAGCTTCGCCTACCCGGGGACGGAATCGAAGACCCTCGACCACATCGACCTGACGATCGCGCCCGGGCACCACGTGGCCGTCGTCGGTGCCACCGGCTCCGGCAAGACCACCCTGGGCTACCTGGGCGCCCGGTTGTACGAACCCGATCTCGGCACCGTCACCCTCGACGGGGTCCCGCTGGGCGACCTGACGCAGGTCGACCTGGCCGGCGCGATCGGCATCGTCTCCCAGGAGACCTACCTCCTGCACGCCTCGATCGCGGAGAACCTCCGATTCGCCAAACCCGATGCCACGCAACAGGAACTGGAAGATGCCGCGGGTGCGGCACAGATCCACGAACTGATCGCCGGACTCCCGGCGGGCTACGAAACCGTCGTCGGCGAGCGTGGCTATCGATTCTCCGGAGGCGAGAAGCAGCGTCTGGCCATCGCCAGGATCATCCTGCGCGACCCGAAGGTGCTGATCCTGGACGAGGCCACCAGTGCGCTGGACACCCGCACAGAGGCGGCGGTCGTCAAGGCCATCTCGGCCATCTCGCAGGACCGCACGACCCTGACCATCGCCCACCGGCTGTCCACCGTGCGTGACGCCGACGAGATCGTCGTGATGGACCACGGCCGGATCATCGAACGTGGAACCCACGACGAACTGCTGGCCGCCGACGGCGCCTACGCCCGATTGATCGCCCGGGACAACGCGTCTCGGGGTCCTGACCGGCCGTCGATACCCTGACCCGCATGATCCCGACCGGTGCGACCGCTGACCCGCTCGACCCCGACCCGCAGGACCCCGACCGGCACGACCCCGACGGCACGACCCCGACCGGCATGACCGCTGACCCGCCGGCGTCGAGGCCGTTGCTCATCGTCATGGCCGGCCTTCCGGGGTCCGGGAAGAGCACGCTGGCCGGAGACGTCGCCCGCGCCCTGGCCGCGCCGGTCCTGGCGGTGGACCCGATCGAGGCCGCTCTGTACCGCTCGGGCATCGAACGTGACCAACCCGCGGGCCTGGCCGCCTACGTGGTGGCCGAGGCACTGGCTGCCGAACAGCTCGCCCTCGGAATGACGGTCGTCATCGACGCGGTGAACGACGCGGTTCCGGCTCGTCAGCAGTGGATCGACCTGGCACAGCGCAGCGGCGTCGAGGTTCGGTTCCTCGAGGTCCGCTGCTCCGACGAACGAGTGCACCGGGCCCGACTCCGCGCCCGTCAACGCAATCTCGGTGACTTCCGGGAGCCGACCTTGGAGTCGGTCGAACAACGGCGCGCCGGCTTCGACGGTTGGGTGCAGCCGCGTCTGCGACTCGATGCCATGGCTGATCGGGCCCACAACCTGCGGGCCGCCCTGCTTTACCTGGAACGCGACATCCGGATGGCCGAGTGATCGATCCGGCTACTGATCGATCGGCTGCTCCACCTTTCGAAGGAGCCGAGGTGGTTGTGCAGCGCCCGGAACAACGGCTACAACTGTGGATGGTCGACCCGGGCGTGGGGTGCGGGTCCGATCAGGCGCAGGAGAGCCGAGGGCTGTTCTGCGTGGAGACGGGTTCGTCGGGGACCCGTCGCAGGCGCAATTTCATCCGGCCGCCCTCAGACGATCGCACCCTCACCAGTTCCGGCAGCGCGGCCTTCGGGGCCGGAATGGTGATCACGGTGAAGAGCTTCTCCAGGGCGGACTCCACCTCGGCCTTCCAGCCGATCCCGGACGCCAGCTCGAACCGCAGACGCGGGTAGCGCCGGTGGGTCTGGATGTCGGTGAACCCCACGGCGCGCGCAAAGTCGGCCGGTAGCAAGCACTTCGGCAACTCCTGCTCGCCCTGTCCGTCGAGCCGGCCGGCCACCCGCTCCTGGTCGTCACCCTGCTCGACGCCGAAAAGTTCGATGGCCCGCACGCCACGGCTGGTCAACGTCTTGATGACGCCGTTCATCAGGAAGCGGGCCAACCCCTGACCGCGGAACTCCGGCATGATGCGCGCGGTGGTCAGCAGGACGGCATCCGGTGACACCGGGGAGGTCGGGAACGCGGCCGCTCCCGGCACGGCGGTCGGCGGCGCGAACAGGGCGAAGCCGGCCGGTTTCTCGTCGACCGTGACGATCTGACCGGCCGAACCCCAGGTGAGCATCACCCCGGAGAGCCAGACCTCCTTCTCGAAACCGGCCAGATCGGACTCGAGGCCGACCGCGGCGGAGGAAGGGAGTTCCCAGGTCACGCACGACCTGCACTGCTCGGGCAGATCGCCGATGGACGACATGGAGAGCGGCACCAGTGCTCGCGTCACTCTGCGTCGCGCTCCTTCGGTTCGCCCCTGATGTCCTGCTCGCTGACCTCGTCGCGTCCCGCCGGCAACCGACCCGGCGACAGCGCAACCTTCACAGAATAGGTGCGATCGGGCGGAGCGCGCGAGGTTGTGACGACGATGACCCGTGCCCGACCGGACCATCACGACCGGGATCGGCAGTGGGGTCAGTGGATCCGGCAACCGGCCCGCCAGGTCCCGAGCACGGAAGCGGAGGCCACCTCGGCGAGCGAGGCACGTGACGGGTCGACGGCGAGCCACACCAGA is from Nakamurella sp. PAMC28650 and encodes:
- a CDS encoding ABC transporter ATP-binding protein, which encodes MTTATQNTRNRPSGAGGINRTRGPKDDRPAPIAQPGDIHRIFTLFAEHRARLAIVGLLIVASALISLASPFLLRSILDVTLPGRDTRGTVLLASGMIAVAIGTSVLGVIQSRQSTLVGQGVMHRLRTAVYSHLQKLSLSFYTKTRTGEVQSRIANDIGAMQATVTNTATSIVSSGTTVIATFVAMLALDWKLTLVSLVLVPLFVWISRKVGSMRRQIATNRQERMADMSSMVAESLSVSGVLLTKTMGRSDQLSQRFSKASSELADLEVRSAMTGRWRQSTIGIIISVLPAAIYLAAAFTVSGTTGVVSIGTLVAFTTLQGQLFRPMMQLLSTGVDLQTSLAMFRRVFDYLDLPIEIKEPVEPVRLQILAGELRFDNVSFAYPGTESKTLDHIDLTIAPGHHVAVVGATGSGKTTLGYLGARLYEPDLGTVTLDGVPLGDLTQVDLAGAIGIVSQETYLLHASIAENLRFAKPDATQQELEDAAGAAQIHELIAGLPAGYETVVGERGYRFSGGEKQRLAIARIILRDPKVLILDEATSALDTRTEAAVVKAISAISQDRTTLTIAHRLSTVRDADEIVVMDHGRIIERGTHDELLAADGAYARLIARDNASRGPDRPSIP
- a CDS encoding AAA family ATPase, which codes for MIPTGATADPLDPDPQDPDRHDPDGTTPTGMTADPPASRPLLIVMAGLPGSGKSTLAGDVARALAAPVLAVDPIEAALYRSGIERDQPAGLAAYVVAEALAAEQLALGMTVVIDAVNDAVPARQQWIDLAQRSGVEVRFLEVRCSDERVHRARLRARQRNLGDFREPTLESVEQRRAGFDGWVQPRLRLDAMADRAHNLRAALLYLERDIRMAE
- a CDS encoding GNAT family N-acetyltransferase; translation: MTRALVPLSMSSIGDLPEQCRSCVTWELPSSAAVGLESDLAGFEKEVWLSGVMLTWGSAGQIVTVDEKPAGFALFAPPTAVPGAAAFPTSPVSPDAVLLTTARIMPEFRGQGLARFLMNGVIKTLTSRGVRAIELFGVEQGDDQERVAGRLDGQGEQELPKCLLPADFARAVGFTDIQTHRRYPRLRFELASGIGWKAEVESALEKLFTVITIPAPKAALPELVRVRSSEGGRMKLRLRRVPDEPVSTQNSPRLSCA